In a single window of the Candidatus Krumholzibacteriia bacterium genome:
- a CDS encoding rod-binding protein: MNELQQANPARSLQSPESLASSGSKAAREARQSAEEMEALFLQFLMATMRKSVERSELMPETPGNRLFRGMLDEEYCRLASESGRGLGLADLIESQWSAKPGGKNGRF; encoded by the coding sequence ATGAACGAGTTGCAGCAAGCGAATCCGGCAAGGAGCCTTCAGTCTCCCGAGAGTCTTGCATCCTCGGGGAGCAAGGCGGCTCGGGAAGCTCGCCAGAGTGCGGAGGAGATGGAGGCCCTGTTCCTTCAGTTCCTGATGGCGACAATGAGAAAGAGTGTCGAGAGAAGCGAACTCATGCCGGAGACTCCCGGCAATCGTCTCTTTCGCGGGATGCTGGATGAAGAATACTGCCGCCTTGCCAGCGAGAGCGGGCGGGGACTGGGACTCGCGGATCTGATCGAGTCCCAATGGTCGGCGAAACCGGGAGGGAAGAATGGCAGATTCTAA
- a CDS encoding flagellar basal body P-ring protein FlgI: MKKQFMTLLALLFLIASSAGASRVKDIAQVNGQDGEHLIGYGLVVGLSGTGDGRGTGFTAHSVAGMMEKFGLTLDPEEIRMKNVAAVMVTATLPPNSRQGGQLDVTVSSLGDAKSLEGGILLMTPLLRQADGLQYGIAQGAISVGGYSVDAGLGNSVRKNNSNVGRIPSGGTLSRDWPGSYVRDNRFDLLLHSPDFTTAANIAGSLNRRYGGEVAQAHDAARVSVWIPKERGGDMIRFISEIENMSVETDLAARVVINERTGTVVVGDHVRIRDVAIAHGSLQVEIRTGYQASQPSPFGEGRSLLVPEVQTAVHDSKGQFTLLEDSNTVEKVAQALNEMGVSPRDMISIFQALKESGALEAELVIM, from the coding sequence ATGAAGAAGCAATTCATGACACTCCTTGCGCTCCTGTTCCTGATCGCATCTTCCGCAGGTGCTTCCAGAGTGAAGGACATTGCCCAGGTGAATGGGCAGGACGGAGAACACCTGATCGGCTACGGACTGGTGGTGGGTCTCAGTGGTACCGGGGATGGACGGGGGACTGGTTTCACGGCTCACTCGGTTGCCGGGATGATGGAGAAGTTCGGGCTGACCCTCGACCCCGAGGAAATCCGTATGAAAAATGTGGCCGCAGTCATGGTGACGGCGACCCTTCCTCCCAACAGCCGTCAGGGTGGGCAACTGGATGTAACCGTATCCAGCCTTGGAGATGCCAAGAGCCTCGAGGGCGGAATCCTCCTGATGACTCCCCTGCTTCGCCAGGCCGATGGTCTTCAGTACGGAATTGCCCAGGGGGCAATCAGTGTGGGCGGCTATAGCGTGGATGCGGGTCTTGGTAATTCCGTTCGAAAGAACAACAGCAATGTAGGTCGCATTCCCTCGGGGGGAACCCTGAGCCGGGACTGGCCGGGTTCCTATGTTCGTGACAATCGTTTTGACCTGCTTCTTCACAGCCCCGATTTCACGACGGCGGCTAATATCGCCGGATCCCTGAACCGTCGTTACGGCGGAGAAGTCGCACAGGCCCACGATGCTGCAAGAGTCTCGGTCTGGATTCCCAAGGAGCGGGGGGGCGACATGATCCGCTTCATCAGTGAAATCGAAAATATGAGCGTGGAAACCGACTTGGCCGCTCGCGTGGTGATCAATGAGAGAACCGGAACCGTGGTTGTGGGCGACCATGTCCGGATACGGGATGTGGCCATTGCCCACGGCAGCCTTCAGGTGGAGATCCGCACGGGCTATCAGGCCAGCCAGCCTTCCCCTTTCGGAGAGGGACGGAGCCTGCTGGTTCCGGAAGTCCAGACAGCAGTTCATGACAGCAAGGGACAGTTCACCCTGCTTGAAGACAGTAACACGGTGGAAAAAGTCGCACAGGCACTCAATGAGATGGGCGTGAGCCCCCGGGACATGATTTCCATCTTCCAGGCACTCAAGGAATCCGGCGCCCTGGAAGCGGAACTCGTGATCATGTAG
- a CDS encoding flagellar basal body L-ring protein FlgH produces the protein MSKRWFLILLLALSTSLQAEALWDDSSGGSLYSNQKAHRVGDILTVMISESATAVSDAITDTEVKNEMSGGAGTGLLDFIPLWGLNQENRFEGKGTSARKADLKAVMSVRIVQELPRGQFRVEGERSVSRNGEEDVLTLSGVVRGRDIGPDNSVPSSAIAEAIIVYEGKGDLEQSNRPGLLSRFADWIF, from the coding sequence ATGAGTAAACGATGGTTCCTGATCTTGCTGCTGGCCTTATCCACTTCCCTTCAGGCGGAAGCCCTCTGGGATGACAGCAGCGGGGGCAGCCTCTATTCCAACCAGAAAGCCCATCGAGTGGGGGACATCCTCACGGTCATGATTTCTGAAAGCGCGACGGCGGTCAGTGATGCAATCACCGATACCGAAGTGAAGAATGAAATGAGTGGCGGCGCGGGGACCGGCCTTCTCGACTTCATCCCGCTCTGGGGACTCAACCAGGAAAACCGTTTTGAGGGGAAAGGTACAAGCGCACGGAAGGCGGATCTCAAAGCCGTCATGAGTGTGCGCATTGTGCAGGAACTGCCCCGGGGGCAATTTCGTGTGGAAGGGGAAAGAAGTGTCAGCCGCAACGGGGAAGAGGACGTACTTACTCTCTCGGGAGTGGTGCGCGGCCGCGATATCGGTCCGGACAACTCGGTTCCTTCAAGCGCCATTGCAGAAGCCATCATCGTATACGAAGGCAAGGGTGATCTGGAGCAAAGCAATCGCCCCGGTCTCCTGAGTCGTTTTGCCGACTGGATATTCTAG
- a CDS encoding flagella basal body P-ring formation protein FlgA: protein MIIRKRHKRVLLTAALLGLALLHFPQSSIAEESRLLLKETLQCRAPVVSLVDLLDGSLPSSMNDLLVCKSPEPGKTRSLSRRRLQRLLREEGYLGRLEGAETVKISTPSLRLSSKRILESASRYLDRKLEPLGLKRISPLMGFPEEIQLSDLRIEFEMELQGETKRQGEALLKVRDSLGFEIQRRVSFRCEKPIRVPVCRHPQVRGETLRNWGWEVRNLFDIDGQPLEEGALSTAVLKRRLEPGDVLTTRNTESDLLVRAGREVVIQLERGAVRVRKSGVAQSNGRYGEMVPVRLRDSRELKRYRVAGPGLLVPSWIELREKQT from the coding sequence ATGATCATAAGAAAGAGGCATAAGAGAGTTCTTCTGACGGCAGCCCTCCTGGGGCTTGCCCTTCTGCATTTCCCTCAATCGTCTATTGCGGAAGAGAGCCGTCTGCTCCTGAAAGAGACCCTGCAGTGTCGGGCACCTGTTGTCTCCCTTGTGGACCTGCTCGATGGCTCCCTTCCCTCCTCAATGAACGATCTTCTGGTGTGCAAGAGTCCCGAGCCGGGAAAAACCAGAAGCCTGAGCCGTCGTCGGCTTCAGCGCCTTCTTCGGGAAGAGGGCTACCTGGGAAGGCTCGAAGGTGCTGAAACAGTCAAGATCTCAACGCCCTCTCTTCGCCTCTCCAGTAAACGCATTCTGGAATCCGCCAGCCGCTACCTGGATAGGAAGCTGGAGCCTCTCGGTCTGAAGCGGATTTCTCCGCTCATGGGTTTCCCCGAGGAAATCCAGCTCAGCGATCTTCGGATTGAATTCGAAATGGAACTCCAGGGGGAAACAAAAAGGCAGGGCGAGGCGCTCCTGAAAGTACGGGATTCTCTGGGATTTGAAATCCAGCGCAGAGTTTCCTTTCGCTGCGAGAAGCCGATCCGGGTTCCCGTCTGCCGGCATCCTCAAGTGCGCGGCGAGACCCTTCGCAACTGGGGCTGGGAAGTACGCAATCTCTTTGACATTGATGGACAGCCTCTGGAAGAGGGAGCCTTGTCTACGGCAGTTCTCAAGCGTCGTCTGGAGCCGGGGGATGTCCTGACGACCCGGAATACAGAGAGCGACCTTCTCGTGCGAGCGGGAAGAGAAGTGGTGATTCAACTGGAGCGTGGTGCCGTCCGGGTTCGTAAAAGCGGCGTGGCGCAGTCCAATGGTCGATACGGAGAAATGGTCCCGGTACGGCTCCGGGACAGCAGGGAACTGAAGCGCTACCGGGTTGCCGGCCCGGGCCTTCTGGTTCCCTCATGGATTGAACTCAGGGAGAAGCAGACATGA
- the flgG gene encoding flagellar basal-body rod protein FlgG, with product MMRALSTSATGMRAQQLYVDTISHNLANVNTTGFKRGRVEFQDLLYQVVSPNASLRGGADVQPIQVGHGVRLAGIRQIFTQGPTQITGNALDMAINGDGFFRVELPDGRYAYTRDGSFALDSEGSLVTSGGLHVAPGFEFPESTTQVSVEKDGDLRILVAGEEEPRSLGQLEVYRFANPSGLSALGNNLFLASESSGKAQEGTAGRDGFGQIESGILEGSNVSVVEEMIRLIEAQRAYELNSKAIQTSEEMLSVANQLKR from the coding sequence ATGATGAGAGCCCTGTCCACTTCCGCCACCGGCATGAGAGCCCAACAGCTCTATGTGGATACGATTTCCCATAACCTGGCAAACGTCAACACGACCGGCTTCAAGCGCGGGCGCGTTGAGTTCCAGGATCTTCTCTATCAGGTGGTTTCCCCCAATGCCAGTCTTCGTGGCGGTGCCGATGTACAGCCCATTCAGGTAGGTCATGGAGTCCGTCTGGCCGGTATACGCCAGATCTTTACCCAGGGCCCTACACAGATCACGGGAAACGCTCTCGACATGGCCATCAATGGTGACGGTTTCTTCCGGGTGGAATTGCCCGACGGGCGCTACGCCTATACCCGTGACGGTTCCTTTGCGCTGGACAGTGAGGGAAGTCTGGTGACCAGCGGTGGTCTGCATGTGGCACCCGGTTTCGAGTTTCCTGAATCCACGACCCAGGTTTCCGTCGAGAAAGACGGCGACCTGCGCATCCTCGTCGCGGGCGAAGAGGAACCCCGGAGTCTTGGACAACTTGAAGTCTATCGTTTTGCAAACCCCTCCGGCCTGAGTGCCCTGGGAAACAATCTTTTTCTGGCCAGCGAATCGAGTGGGAAAGCCCAGGAAGGAACCGCCGGCCGTGATGGTTTCGGTCAGATTGAGTCCGGGATCCTCGAAGGCAGCAATGTCAGTGTGGTGGAAGAAATGATCCGGCTCATTGAAGCACAGAGAGCCTATGAACTGAACTCCAAGGCGATCCAGACATCCGAAGAGATGCTCTCGGTCGCCAACCAGTTGAAACGATGA
- a CDS encoding flagellar hook-basal body protein has protein sequence MIKALDSSRQAMQMQWRRHEVISNNLANVNTPGFKREMARVSAHLKDGVQAPGQELFLPQREILVEGVPSKQGGPLLPTGNPLDIALTGEGFFQVETDQGLRLTRDGSFRLDEQGVLVHSSGGRVLVDGSPIHVGENPSILPDGSVLDGEILLGRLSILLPEEGARLERQGDNLLRLEGGSREAEESDYLLAPGFLEGSNVQSVREMVDMIRAYRAYEMAQRGALAADETLRIATQRVGSLRP, from the coding sequence ATGATCAAGGCCCTCGACAGTAGCCGCCAGGCCATGCAGATGCAGTGGCGACGGCACGAGGTCATCTCCAATAACCTGGCCAATGTGAACACTCCCGGCTTCAAGCGGGAGATGGCTCGCGTTTCTGCCCACCTCAAGGATGGGGTGCAGGCTCCGGGTCAGGAACTGTTCCTGCCGCAGAGGGAGATCCTCGTGGAGGGAGTTCCCTCGAAGCAGGGAGGGCCCCTTTTGCCCACCGGCAATCCTCTGGACATCGCTCTTACGGGAGAAGGCTTCTTTCAGGTGGAAACGGATCAGGGGCTTCGCCTGACCCGGGACGGTTCCTTCCGTCTCGATGAGCAGGGAGTGCTGGTTCATTCCTCCGGTGGCCGGGTGCTGGTGGACGGCTCGCCGATTCATGTCGGTGAGAATCCCAGCATCCTTCCCGATGGCAGTGTTCTCGATGGAGAAATCTTGCTCGGCCGTCTTTCCATCCTGCTTCCGGAGGAAGGGGCAAGGCTGGAAAGGCAGGGGGACAACCTTCTTCGCCTCGAAGGCGGTAGTCGGGAAGCGGAAGAGAGCGACTACCTTCTCGCTCCCGGTTTTCTCGAAGGCTCCAATGTCCAGTCAGTTCGGGAGATGGTGGACATGATCCGTGCTTATCGGGCCTACGAAATGGCGCAGAGAGGTGCCCTTGCGGCAGATGAAACCCTGAGAATTGCGACACAGCGTGTTGGAAGTCTCAGACCTTAA
- a CDS encoding STAS domain-containing protein, with protein sequence MKITKSQQGGSTLLQIQGEIEVFTLPELRESAEDCLGGAEEIIFHLGELEYIDSAGLGYLVDLNERFRARGQRLLLVELTEHVSKILRITHLDRILEIQSSLEYSHPA encoded by the coding sequence ATGAAGATCACGAAAAGCCAGCAGGGAGGATCGACTCTCCTGCAGATCCAGGGCGAGATTGAAGTCTTTACCCTTCCCGAGCTTCGCGAATCTGCCGAAGACTGCCTCGGGGGTGCGGAAGAAATCATCTTCCATCTCGGGGAACTGGAGTACATCGACAGTGCCGGTCTCGGATATCTGGTCGATCTGAATGAACGCTTCCGGGCTCGCGGCCAACGCCTGCTTCTCGTGGAATTGACGGAGCATGTGAGCAAGATCCTGCGGATCACGCACCTGGACAGAATCCTCGAAATCCAGTCCAGCCTGGAGTACAGTCACCCCGCTTGA
- a CDS encoding PP2C family protein-serine/threonine phosphatase, translating into MKTGKRNRPERLLERLYGARDRDAFYPELARLLREEFGAESCSIFLNESDGGSRQEWDSTLPGEKSQSHALRYEGEEIGQLLVSPPLFRVDSHFPGFLRHVSRVLFQFVSQSEQERLVEDSLRQVEALNALGQLLHELDSERILNRVLKFCMDLTGAEVGAARLYEKDKVVHKVFWGLPEEVLDELDQDEREPLRGSRLRQFSSTGNSAWFPDTLMEVNLPLRLPHRAELLLVSGPDFQEDPQSRELIESCALFGSQALQKALEHQEQILRNRELEQLEVARQIQKRLIPEILPEVEGLDMAGYSQSAESVGGDYYDVITLDNGDTLAFLADVSGKGVPAALRMSGLRALLRSQARSCHSPGELLGRLNRFLCEDRMKGSFVTATCLIFRCGGREVLAASAGHEPVLFLRQGKKLQDLGDYGGLPLGIREREEYRDQPFRFEAGDWLLLYSDGATDMKSEDSDRYGSARLEGYFQKHRGTEAADLLGSLLDDLNAFRGRIAPVDDLTLLIFQGIEQ; encoded by the coding sequence GTGAAGACCGGTAAGCGCAACCGACCGGAGAGACTTCTGGAGCGGCTCTACGGAGCCCGTGACCGGGATGCTTTCTATCCCGAACTGGCCCGGCTTCTGCGGGAAGAGTTCGGGGCGGAGAGTTGCTCCATCTTCCTGAACGAAAGTGATGGAGGGAGCCGGCAGGAGTGGGACAGCACTCTTCCGGGCGAGAAGAGTCAAAGCCATGCCCTTCGCTACGAAGGCGAAGAGATCGGCCAACTCCTGGTATCGCCACCGCTCTTTCGCGTGGACTCTCACTTTCCTGGCTTCCTTCGTCATGTTTCGCGGGTCCTCTTCCAGTTTGTCTCCCAGTCAGAACAGGAAAGACTGGTCGAAGACAGCCTCCGTCAGGTGGAAGCACTCAACGCTCTTGGGCAGCTTCTCCATGAGCTCGACAGCGAGAGAATTCTGAACCGTGTTCTCAAGTTCTGCATGGACCTGACCGGCGCGGAAGTGGGAGCGGCGCGTCTCTACGAAAAGGACAAGGTAGTTCACAAGGTCTTCTGGGGGCTTCCCGAGGAAGTTCTGGATGAACTGGATCAGGATGAGAGGGAGCCGCTTCGTGGTAGCCGCCTCCGACAGTTCTCATCTACCGGTAACAGTGCCTGGTTTCCTGACACACTCATGGAAGTCAACCTTCCTCTACGGCTTCCTCATCGTGCGGAGCTTCTTCTGGTATCCGGGCCGGACTTTCAGGAAGACCCCCAGAGCCGGGAACTGATTGAGTCCTGCGCCCTGTTCGGGAGTCAGGCTTTGCAAAAGGCCCTGGAGCACCAGGAGCAGATCTTGCGAAACCGGGAACTGGAACAGTTGGAAGTTGCGCGGCAGATCCAGAAAAGACTGATCCCCGAAATCCTTCCTGAAGTGGAAGGCCTGGATATGGCGGGCTACAGCCAGTCAGCAGAGTCCGTGGGCGGGGACTACTACGATGTCATCACCCTGGACAATGGAGACACCCTGGCCTTCCTCGCAGATGTTTCCGGGAAGGGCGTTCCTGCGGCACTTCGCATGAGCGGTCTCCGCGCACTCTTGAGAAGCCAGGCTCGATCCTGCCACTCCCCGGGCGAACTCCTGGGCCGACTGAACCGCTTCCTCTGTGAAGACCGGATGAAGGGGAGTTTCGTGACGGCCACCTGTCTGATTTTCCGCTGCGGAGGGCGAGAAGTTCTGGCCGCATCGGCGGGACACGAACCCGTTCTTTTCCTGAGACAGGGAAAGAAACTCCAGGATCTCGGAGACTATGGAGGACTTCCGCTCGGAATACGGGAGAGGGAAGAATATCGCGATCAGCCTTTCCGATTCGAAGCCGGAGACTGGCTGCTACTCTATTCGGACGGGGCTACGGACATGAAGAGTGAGGACTCGGATCGTTACGGTTCCGCTCGCCTGGAAGGGTATTTTCAGAAACACCGGGGGACAGAGGCAGCAGACTTGCTAGGAAGCCTGCTGGACGATCTGAATGCCTTTCGTGGGCGGATCGCTCCTGTGGACGACCTGACACTTTTGATTTTCCAGGGAATAGAGCAATGA
- a CDS encoding HDOD domain-containing protein — protein sequence MPPRHSIIGIVERKSLQKKTLARMESLPSLGSVVKEFLAVARREYFTASDFEKVIRKDQALVARLLKVANSSFFAGGRSISTIHDAVVLIGMDNMKNMVYAVSSSGLLRREMDCYDYPGRGFWTHAMAVAITSRKLAEAMKQPPLLGEEAFVAGLLHDIGKLVLDELFDPIPGRRPICREEEEEVSGFEHPELARHVLQRWKLPEHIIQAVRYHHDPWNRGKSHPAAVLVHLSDQLCNQWGLGRRNLEDLGREVDVQDYRKEMRSLGFERESFLRLLWQLRQDLQDLDHLYAGGL from the coding sequence ATGCCCCCCCGGCATTCCATCATTGGAATTGTGGAGCGCAAGTCTTTGCAGAAAAAGACGCTTGCCCGCATGGAAAGCCTGCCGAGCCTGGGCTCCGTGGTGAAGGAGTTTCTTGCGGTCGCCCGCAGGGAGTACTTCACGGCCTCCGATTTCGAGAAAGTGATTCGCAAGGACCAGGCGCTGGTCGCCCGTCTTCTGAAGGTCGCCAATAGCAGCTTCTTTGCCGGGGGACGGAGCATCTCCACCATCCACGACGCGGTCGTCCTGATCGGCATGGACAATATGAAGAACATGGTCTATGCGGTCAGTAGCAGTGGGCTTCTGCGACGGGAGATGGACTGCTATGACTATCCGGGCAGGGGCTTCTGGACCCATGCCATGGCCGTGGCCATCACTTCCCGCAAACTCGCTGAAGCAATGAAACAGCCTCCCCTGCTCGGCGAGGAAGCCTTTGTGGCCGGTCTTTTGCACGACATCGGGAAACTCGTACTCGATGAACTCTTCGATCCGATTCCCGGGCGGAGACCGATCTGCCGGGAAGAGGAAGAAGAGGTCTCCGGCTTTGAGCATCCGGAACTGGCGCGTCATGTTCTTCAGCGCTGGAAATTGCCGGAGCACATCATTCAGGCCGTTCGCTATCACCATGATCCCTGGAACCGGGGCAAGAGCCATCCCGCGGCGGTTCTCGTACATCTCTCGGACCAGCTTTGCAATCAGTGGGGCCTTGGGCGGAGAAATCTGGAGGATCTCGGGCGGGAAGTGGATGTTCAGGATTACCGCAAGGAAATGAGAAGTCTGGGTTTCGAAAGAGAAAGTTTCCTTCGCCTGCTCTGGCAACTGCGCCAGGATCTGCAGGATCTGGATCACCTCTATGCGGGGGGACTGTGA
- a CDS encoding PilZ domain-containing protein, whose product MEERRRARRLDISLKLEIRLEPGSTSDLGRTLNLSSSGVYFDSPYHMEEGTKLPLTLHLPEEDEQSNPWVLRQDGIVVRCEPEEEDPAVSSYRIACFFYSIEEEERDRLEDYISSRTA is encoded by the coding sequence ATGGAAGAACGCAGACGGGCAAGACGCCTCGACATCAGTCTGAAACTGGAAATCCGGCTTGAGCCCGGATCCACCAGCGACTTGGGCAGAACCCTGAACCTGTCCAGTTCCGGGGTCTATTTCGACTCTCCCTACCACATGGAAGAGGGGACCAAGCTCCCTCTCACCCTTCATCTTCCGGAGGAGGACGAGCAGAGCAATCCCTGGGTCCTGCGCCAGGACGGGATTGTCGTCCGCTGCGAGCCGGAGGAGGAGGATCCCGCCGTTTCGTCCTACCGGATTGCCTGCTTCTTCTACAGCATTGAGGAAGAGGAGCGGGATCGTCTGGAAGACTACATCTCCTCCCGCACGGCCTAG
- a CDS encoding ribonuclease R, with protein sequence MLESGELRKSRGRFFLPSGAGSKKGKRKKRSLREDRELGMRMLCEEHGLQREFPEDLLKDAESIANREILLEGTREDLSHLPIIAIDPHDARDHDDAISLETLKDGTRRLGIHIADVSEYLPPNSRLDQEAKRRGNSTYFPFETIPMLPASLSGDTCSLKSGSAKYALTLFLDFDSRGRQSGSRLLESLLSIHRDYSYEEAEELLEGNSPDSALLRSMQELSSQLSEQREKEGALRFEMPETRVKEEGGKILGFEKKPLLQTHRLVEEFMLAANREVARIMQREKLPGLYRIHKRPDDEDVKELRHALSLAGIAWNPTLPPRPAEYRDLAKRIQEREDRVPLFFRLLRSLQKAKYSSSASLHFGLAWTDYLHFTSPIRRYADLQVHRSLKSWLRGQTNRKQGELKSLAEHLSETEILSLQAERDSMRLEMVLWARQHLGDVHEATVLGVREGGLIVQLPQSGAEGFLPASQLGGEWFHFEEDRELLRGEFSGKVFAAGDSLRLQIVAASLKTRRVHFFLVE encoded by the coding sequence ATGCTCGAATCCGGTGAGCTGCGAAAGAGTCGCGGGAGGTTCTTTCTCCCTTCCGGCGCCGGTAGCAAAAAGGGCAAACGAAAGAAGCGAAGCCTTCGGGAGGATCGGGAACTCGGCATGAGAATGCTCTGCGAGGAGCATGGGCTGCAAAGGGAGTTCCCGGAGGATCTCCTGAAGGATGCAGAGTCCATTGCAAATCGAGAGATCCTCCTTGAGGGGACGCGCGAAGACCTGTCCCATCTTCCCATCATTGCAATTGATCCTCATGATGCCCGGGATCATGACGATGCGATCAGTCTGGAGACCCTGAAGGACGGCACTCGCAGGCTGGGCATTCACATTGCCGATGTCTCCGAATACCTGCCCCCGAACAGCCGCCTGGATCAGGAGGCAAAAAGGCGGGGCAACTCCACCTACTTCCCCTTTGAAACCATTCCCATGCTTCCCGCTTCCCTTTCCGGGGACACCTGTTCCCTGAAGAGTGGATCCGCAAAATACGCTCTCACTCTCTTCCTGGACTTTGACTCCCGGGGGCGGCAATCCGGAAGCCGTCTTCTGGAGTCGCTTCTTTCCATCCATCGGGATTACAGCTACGAAGAGGCGGAGGAGCTTCTGGAAGGGAACAGCCCCGATTCAGCCTTGCTTCGCTCCATGCAAGAACTGTCCAGCCAACTGTCAGAACAGCGCGAGAAAGAGGGGGCCTTGCGATTCGAGATGCCGGAAACCCGGGTGAAGGAGGAAGGGGGGAAGATTCTCGGTTTTGAGAAGAAGCCTCTTCTCCAGACTCACAGACTCGTAGAAGAGTTCATGCTTGCGGCCAATCGTGAGGTCGCGCGAATCATGCAAAGGGAGAAGCTCCCCGGTCTCTACCGCATTCATAAGCGGCCCGACGATGAGGATGTGAAGGAACTGCGCCATGCGCTCTCCCTGGCCGGGATTGCCTGGAACCCGACACTCCCGCCCCGGCCTGCGGAGTATCGTGACCTTGCGAAAAGAATCCAGGAGAGGGAAGACCGGGTTCCGCTGTTTTTCAGGCTTCTGCGATCTCTTCAAAAGGCAAAGTACTCCTCCTCTGCTTCCCTGCACTTTGGCCTCGCCTGGACGGACTATCTTCACTTCACCAGTCCCATCCGGCGCTATGCCGATCTACAGGTTCACCGGAGCCTGAAGAGCTGGTTGCGCGGTCAAACGAACAGGAAGCAGGGAGAGTTGAAGTCCCTCGCAGAGCATCTGTCGGAGACCGAGATTCTATCCCTGCAGGCAGAACGCGACAGCATGCGGCTTGAGATGGTTCTCTGGGCGAGGCAGCACTTGGGTGATGTCCATGAGGCGACAGTACTCGGTGTTCGGGAGGGAGGGCTGATTGTCCAATTGCCCCAAAGTGGTGCCGAGGGATTCCTGCCCGCCTCCCAACTTGGCGGCGAGTGGTTTCACTTTGAGGAGGATCGGGAGCTTCTCCGAGGTGAGTTCTCAGGGAAGGTCTTCGCAGCCGGCGATTCCCTTCGGCTGCAGATCGTGGCAGCCAGTCTGAAAACCCGCAGGGTTCACTTTTTCCTTGTGGAATAG
- a CDS encoding HU family DNA-binding protein: MTKADLVEAISDRVSLSKKDTGIVVNLVLDSISDALSQGDKVELRGFGSFRVKERRGRKARNPRTGTTVMVPAKLIPFFKASNDLKKLVNPDGAATEDE; the protein is encoded by the coding sequence ATGACCAAAGCCGATCTTGTCGAGGCGATTTCCGATAGAGTGAGCCTGAGCAAGAAAGACACGGGGATCGTTGTCAATCTCGTATTGGACAGCATCAGCGATGCGCTTTCCCAGGGAGACAAGGTTGAGTTGCGTGGTTTCGGCAGTTTTCGCGTGAAAGAGCGTCGGGGACGCAAGGCCCGCAACCCTCGTACAGGAACAACGGTGATGGTACCGGCGAAACTGATTCCCTTCTTCAAGGCCTCCAACGACCTGAAGAAGCTGGTGAATCCTGACGGAGCTGCTACCGAAGACGAGTAG